Proteins encoded by one window of Filimonas effusa:
- a CDS encoding RNA polymerase sigma factor — protein sequence MPNVLKSDLELWLAVRNDNELAFNELFHRYWSRLYKAAQYKLRDKETSSEVVHDIFLSLWQRRHQLEINNFSGYLLMCIRYQVYTRLKPAKAPVSYQAQMEDNTCALTWNKGEINIQEHELHESLQECVSQLPKRCHEIFHLSRIEHLSNQEIAERLGISKKSVENQITMALKHLRTAFEGAGISIILLDFLLRK from the coding sequence ATGCCTAATGTATTAAAATCCGATCTAGAACTTTGGCTAGCAGTTCGTAACGATAACGAATTGGCTTTTAATGAGCTCTTTCATCGCTATTGGTCCAGGTTATATAAAGCAGCCCAATACAAGCTCCGCGATAAAGAAACAAGCTCCGAAGTAGTACACGATATCTTCTTAAGCCTCTGGCAAAGACGCCATCAGTTAGAGATCAATAACTTTTCAGGATATCTGCTGATGTGTATCCGTTATCAGGTTTATACACGACTCAAGCCAGCCAAAGCACCCGTATCTTACCAGGCTCAGATGGAAGACAACACCTGTGCGTTAACATGGAACAAGGGTGAAATTAATATTCAGGAACACGAACTCCATGAAAGCCTGCAGGAATGCGTTAGCCAGCTGCCCAAACGCTGCCATGAGATCTTCCACCTTAGCAGAATAGAACACCTCTCCAACCAGGAAATAGCAGAACGCCTGGGCATCTCAAAAAAATCTGTGGAAAATCAGATCACCATGGCGTTGAAACATTTGAGAACTGCATTTGAAGGAGCAGGCATCTCCATTATACTGCTCGACTTCCTTCTCAGAAAATAA